A genome region from Alistipes dispar includes the following:
- the murG gene encoding undecaprenyldiphospho-muramoylpentapeptide beta-N-acetylglucosaminyltransferase produces MKRIILSGGGTGGHIYPAVAVAEALKRRFGEQVELLFVGAEGRMEMEKIPALGYRIVGLPIAGLQRRMDWHNLAVPFKVLRSLRQARRTIRTFGADVVVGFGGYASAPVLWAAQRMGVPTVIQEQNSYAGVTNKILARGARRICTAYEGMERFFPADRIVLTGNPLRGRFSKEGADRAEALRHYGLTAGLPTVLVVGGSLGTRSLNEMMKAWIVQTGGTAPVQVIWQTGKYYEREMQAFLAAHPAAHVWQGAFIERMDYAYAAADLVISRSGAGTVSELCLVAKPVVFVPSPNVAEDHQTKNARALERRGAAVVIPDAECRTRAMPRALELLADREALAEMSRRLEALARPDAAERIVDEIVRAMA; encoded by the coding sequence ATGAAACGCATTATACTTTCGGGAGGCGGCACGGGGGGCCATATCTACCCGGCCGTGGCGGTGGCCGAGGCGCTGAAGCGCCGTTTCGGCGAACAGGTCGAACTGTTGTTCGTGGGCGCCGAGGGCAGGATGGAGATGGAGAAGATCCCGGCGCTGGGCTACCGCATCGTGGGGCTTCCGATCGCGGGGTTGCAGCGGCGGATGGACTGGCACAACCTCGCCGTGCCCTTCAAGGTGCTGCGGTCGCTGCGGCAGGCGCGGCGGACGATCCGCACGTTCGGGGCCGACGTCGTGGTGGGCTTCGGAGGCTACGCCAGCGCACCGGTGCTGTGGGCCGCGCAGCGGATGGGCGTGCCGACCGTAATCCAGGAGCAGAACTCCTACGCGGGGGTGACGAACAAGATTCTGGCGCGCGGCGCGCGGCGTATCTGCACGGCCTACGAGGGGATGGAACGCTTCTTCCCGGCCGACCGGATCGTGCTCACGGGCAATCCCCTGCGGGGCCGTTTCTCGAAGGAGGGAGCCGACCGTGCCGAGGCGCTGAGGCATTACGGCCTGACGGCCGGCCTGCCGACGGTGCTGGTGGTCGGGGGATCGCTCGGTACGCGCTCGCTCAACGAGATGATGAAGGCGTGGATCGTGCAGACCGGCGGCACGGCCCCGGTGCAGGTGATCTGGCAGACGGGCAAGTACTACGAGCGGGAGATGCAGGCCTTTCTGGCGGCGCACCCCGCGGCGCACGTCTGGCAGGGAGCCTTCATCGAGCGCATGGATTACGCCTATGCGGCGGCCGATCTGGTGATTTCGCGCAGCGGCGCGGGGACCGTCTCGGAGCTTTGCCTCGTGGCGAAGCCCGTCGTTTTCGTCCCCTCGCCCAACGTGGCGGAGGACCACCAGACGAAGAACGCCCGGGCGCTGGAGCGCAGGGGGGCGGCCGTGGTGATTCCCGATGCGGAGTGCCGGACGCGGGCCATGCCGCGGGCGCTGGAGCTGCTCGCCGACCGGGAGGCGCTGGCGGAGATGAGCCGCCGTCTGGAGGCGCTGGCCCGTCCCGACGCCGCGGAGCGGATCGTGGACGAGATCGTGCGGGCGATGGCCTGA
- the murC gene encoding UDP-N-acetylmuramate--L-alanine ligase translates to MKFDNIYFLGIGGIGMSALARYFLREGKRVAGYDRTPSLLTGELEAEGAAIHYEDDVRRIPGPFRDPAATMVVYTPAVPDDLGEFRYFRDGGFSIEKRSQMLGHLSEGKYVMAVAGTHGKTTTSTLVAWLNRALTGGGSAFLGGISKNFGGNLVLGDGPRLAVEADEFDRSFLRLHPDVAVVTSADADHLDIYGTHEALKEAFAQFVRQIRPGGALILKQGVEIVADNPGIAVYCYSYDEPCDFYARGVRLLEGGHYRYDVVTPSGVIEGCTLGVPGWVNIENSVAAVASVWCAAKAEGAEPDADALRGALASFSGVKRRFEFYVNTPKQVYMDDYAHHPRELAATLASVRRMFPGRRITALFQPHLYTRTRDLYVEFAEALSHADEVVLLPIYPAREEPIEGVSSELIAGLVTVPCRIVERGRLADEVAAMPTDVVISFGAGNIDACCGALAERLRAKS, encoded by the coding sequence ATGAAGTTCGACAATATCTATTTTCTCGGGATCGGGGGAATCGGCATGAGCGCCCTGGCCCGCTATTTCCTCCGCGAGGGCAAACGGGTGGCGGGCTACGACCGCACGCCGTCCCTGCTGACTGGAGAACTGGAGGCCGAAGGGGCGGCGATCCACTATGAAGACGACGTGCGGCGGATTCCCGGTCCGTTCCGCGATCCGGCGGCCACGATGGTGGTCTATACGCCGGCCGTGCCCGACGACCTGGGCGAGTTCCGCTACTTCCGCGACGGGGGCTTTTCCATCGAGAAGCGGTCGCAGATGCTCGGACACCTCTCCGAAGGGAAATACGTGATGGCGGTGGCCGGGACGCACGGCAAGACGACCACTTCGACGCTCGTGGCGTGGCTCAACCGTGCGCTGACGGGCGGCGGTTCGGCCTTCCTCGGGGGCATTTCGAAGAATTTCGGCGGCAACCTCGTGCTGGGCGACGGACCGCGGCTGGCGGTCGAGGCCGACGAGTTCGACCGTTCGTTCCTGCGGCTGCATCCCGACGTGGCCGTGGTGACCTCGGCCGATGCGGACCACCTCGACATCTACGGGACGCACGAGGCCCTCAAGGAGGCCTTCGCGCAGTTCGTGCGGCAGATCCGGCCGGGCGGCGCGCTGATTCTCAAGCAGGGGGTGGAGATCGTGGCGGACAACCCCGGTATCGCGGTTTACTGCTACTCCTACGACGAGCCGTGCGACTTCTACGCCCGCGGCGTGCGGCTGCTCGAAGGGGGGCACTACCGCTACGATGTGGTCACGCCGTCGGGTGTGATCGAGGGGTGCACGCTGGGCGTTCCGGGGTGGGTCAATATCGAAAATTCGGTGGCGGCCGTGGCCTCGGTGTGGTGTGCCGCGAAGGCGGAGGGCGCGGAGCCGGACGCCGACGCCCTGCGCGGGGCGCTGGCCTCGTTCTCGGGCGTGAAGCGGCGGTTCGAGTTCTATGTCAATACGCCGAAGCAGGTTTACATGGACGACTATGCGCACCACCCGCGCGAACTGGCGGCGACGCTCGCCTCCGTCCGGCGGATGTTCCCCGGGCGGCGCATCACGGCGCTGTTCCAGCCCCACCTCTACACCCGCACGCGCGATCTTTACGTGGAGTTCGCCGAGGCGCTGTCGCATGCCGACGAGGTCGTGCTGCTGCCGATCTACCCGGCGCGCGAGGAGCCGATCGAAGGGGTCTCGTCGGAGCTGATCGCCGGGTTGGTGACCGTCCCCTGCCGCATCGTGGAGCGCGGACGGCTGGCCGACGAGGTGGCCGCCATGCCGACCGACGTGGTGATCTCGTTCGGCGCGGGCAATATCGACGCCTGCTGCGGGGCGCTGGCCGAACGGCTGCGGGCGAAGAGCTGA
- a CDS encoding cell division protein FtsQ/DivIB — MNRTLKYALLTLLWAAVAGYMLWAAAAARRARKARTVARMEIEVVDSTSQGHLVSAAMVRGWISDSGIPTIGTAVDEVDLSGIETLIARNGFVDEAVAYVDYGAVLHIGISQRKPLLRLLTDGMNAYVTSEGYVFAAPRASSLYVPVVTGPYRPPFPASYTGDVRRHIDERLQEIERRIEQLEREKYPYYRREIENDRDIAVLRRMRIKRRWWRLESSGEFDARVRELREKKARLRRDYRYRSRVIRERIEGIAAQQEAERRAQKKLEKSYEDFMKLLTFVKIVEDDGFWRSEVVQIAARTTPSGALEVELTPRSGRFTILFGRLDDIGGKFDKLLRFYRSGLSSIGWDEYRTIDVRYRNQVVCKK, encoded by the coding sequence TTGAACCGGACTCTCAAATACGCGTTGCTGACGCTGCTCTGGGCGGCGGTCGCCGGATACATGCTCTGGGCGGCCGCTGCGGCGCGCCGTGCGCGGAAGGCCCGGACGGTCGCCCGCATGGAGATCGAGGTGGTGGACAGCACCTCGCAGGGGCATCTGGTGTCGGCGGCGATGGTCCGCGGCTGGATTTCGGACAGCGGGATTCCTACGATCGGCACGGCTGTTGATGAGGTGGACCTGTCGGGGATCGAGACGCTGATCGCCCGCAACGGTTTCGTGGACGAAGCGGTGGCCTATGTCGATTACGGTGCGGTGCTGCATATCGGGATCAGCCAGCGCAAGCCGCTCCTGCGGCTGCTGACCGACGGCATGAACGCCTATGTCACCTCCGAGGGGTACGTGTTCGCCGCGCCGCGCGCCTCGTCGCTCTACGTGCCGGTGGTGACCGGACCGTACCGGCCGCCCTTCCCGGCCTCCTACACGGGCGACGTGAGGCGGCATATCGACGAGCGGCTGCAGGAGATCGAACGACGCATCGAACAACTGGAGCGGGAGAAATATCCCTATTACCGCCGCGAGATCGAGAACGACCGCGACATCGCCGTGCTCCGCCGGATGCGGATCAAGCGGCGCTGGTGGCGGCTGGAGAGCTCCGGGGAGTTCGACGCCCGCGTCAGGGAGCTGCGGGAGAAGAAGGCGCGGCTGCGGCGCGATTACCGCTACCGGAGCCGGGTGATCCGCGAGCGGATCGAGGGGATCGCCGCGCAGCAGGAGGCCGAGCGGCGGGCGCAAAAAAAATTGGAAAAAAGCTACGAAGATTTCATGAAACTCCTTACCTTTGTGAAAATCGTCGAGGACGACGGTTTCTGGAGGTCGGAAGTGGTGCAGATCGCGGCTCGGACGACCCCCAGCGGCGCATTGGAGGTGGAGCTTACGCCCCGGAGCGGCCGTTTCACGATCCTCTTCGGCCGGTTGGACGACATCGGGGGAAAGTTCGACAAACTGTTGCGGTTCTACCGCAGCGGCCTTTCGTCGATCGGTTGGGACGAGTACCGGACGATCGACGTCAGATACAGGAATCAGGTGGTTTGCAAGAAATAA
- the ftsA gene encoding cell division protein FtsA: MERKNYTVAVDLGSSSVVVAVGSKGAEGTLDVACVVSKPVEGVHAGKIENIELVSRAIREAVEEVQEQLGIRITEAYAGISGDFVRCARHTDHVFVYDPQNGVNRKDVDALFDRMRNVQAPDDETIMERVPQNYMVDDSQEVRNPVGSFGKKLSSTFNFILCLRTPIQRLEMALKRLGIKMLGVVPGALASSEAVLLPDEKEEGAAVVDIGAGVTDVAVYYRNVVRYIASIPMGASAINRDIRTMSVPEKHVESLKQKYGSAVAELASDEKLIRVNGRTAREAKDILLRNLATVIEARATDIAEFVLQEIRDSGYDGKLAYGIVLTGGSARLKDLDELFRRVTKMDVRVALPEAGISEESQARIADPAFSTAAGILLRGAEQGGCAFAERPQSPADASAAAEPRRPFAPVQPPQPAPGFRHVPPRPHQEEAPAAAAAEPAPEEETAGQRERSGERPASEAPRRKRDWGSIFQKTFDKINKSFSAAEDEEI; this comes from the coding sequence GTGGAAAGAAAAAATTATACCGTAGCCGTCGATCTGGGCTCTTCGTCGGTCGTCGTGGCGGTCGGCTCGAAAGGGGCCGAAGGGACGCTCGACGTGGCCTGCGTCGTCTCGAAACCCGTCGAAGGGGTCCATGCCGGCAAGATCGAGAATATCGAGCTGGTGAGCCGGGCCATCCGCGAGGCGGTGGAGGAGGTCCAGGAGCAACTGGGCATACGCATCACGGAGGCGTATGCCGGCATCTCGGGCGATTTCGTCCGCTGCGCCCGCCATACGGACCACGTCTTCGTTTACGATCCGCAGAACGGCGTCAATCGGAAGGACGTCGATGCGCTGTTCGACAGGATGCGCAACGTGCAGGCGCCCGACGACGAGACCATCATGGAGCGCGTGCCCCAGAACTACATGGTCGATGACAGTCAGGAAGTGCGGAACCCGGTGGGGTCGTTCGGCAAGAAGCTCTCCTCGACGTTCAACTTCATCCTCTGCCTGCGCACGCCGATCCAGCGGCTCGAAATGGCGCTCAAGCGGTTGGGGATCAAAATGCTGGGAGTCGTTCCGGGGGCGCTGGCCTCGTCCGAGGCGGTGCTGCTGCCCGACGAGAAGGAGGAGGGCGCGGCCGTGGTAGATATCGGCGCGGGCGTGACGGACGTGGCGGTCTATTACCGCAACGTGGTGCGTTACATCGCCTCGATCCCGATGGGGGCGTCGGCCATCAACCGCGACATCCGGACGATGAGCGTTCCCGAGAAACACGTCGAAAGCCTGAAACAGAAGTACGGTTCGGCCGTCGCCGAACTGGCCTCGGACGAGAAACTCATCCGGGTGAACGGCCGCACGGCCCGCGAGGCGAAGGACATCCTGCTGCGCAACCTGGCCACGGTCATCGAGGCCCGCGCCACGGACATCGCGGAGTTCGTCCTGCAGGAGATCCGCGATTCGGGCTACGACGGGAAACTCGCCTACGGCATCGTCCTGACGGGCGGCTCGGCCCGTCTGAAAGACCTCGACGAGCTGTTCCGCCGCGTGACGAAGATGGACGTGCGCGTGGCGCTTCCCGAGGCGGGGATTTCGGAGGAGTCGCAGGCCCGGATCGCCGATCCTGCCTTCTCGACGGCCGCGGGCATTCTGCTCCGGGGGGCCGAACAGGGCGGCTGCGCCTTCGCTGAGCGGCCGCAGTCGCCGGCGGACGCGTCTGCTGCCGCCGAACCGCGGCGCCCGTTCGCTCCCGTACAGCCGCCGCAGCCCGCGCCCGGGTTCCGGCATGTGCCGCCCCGTCCGCATCAGGAAGAGGCGCCGGCTGCCGCTGCGGCCGAACCGGCTCCGGAGGAGGAGACCGCCGGGCAGCGGGAGCGGTCGGGGGAGCGTCCGGCGTCCGAAGCGCCTCGGCGCAAGCGCGACTGGGGCTCGATCTTCCAGAAGACGTTCGACAAGATCAACAAGAGTTTCTCGGCGGCCGAGGACGAGGAGATTTAG